In Podospora pseudopauciseta strain CBS 411.78 chromosome 3, whole genome shotgun sequence, one genomic interval encodes:
- the acl1 gene encoding ATP citrate lyase subunit 1 (EggNog:ENOG503NU5J; COG:C): MSPAASNGTNGANGASNPTGGLSANDNIRRFAAPSRPLSPLPAHALFNDKTRCFVYGMQPRAVQGMLDFDFICKRATPSVAGIIYTFGGQFVSKMYWGTSETLLPVYQEVPKAISKHPDVDVVVNFASSRSVYQSTMELMEYPQIKTIAIIAEGVPERRAREIAHIAKKKGVTIIGPATVGGIKPGCFKIGNTGGMMDNIVASKLYRKGSVGYVSKSGGMSNELNNIIANNTDGVYEGVAIGGDRYPGTTFIDHLLRYQADPGCKILVLLGEVGGVEEYKVIDAVKQGIITKPIVAWAIGTCASMFKTEVQFGHAGAFANSQLETAKMKNESMREAGFYVPETFEDMPALLRQVYEKLVKEGTIKPQPEPVVPKIPIDYSWAQELGLIRKPAAFISTISDDRGQELLYAGMPISDVFREDIGIGGVMSLLWFRRRLPPYASKFLEMVLMLTADHGPAVSGAMNTIITTRAGKDLISALVSGLLTIGSRFGGALDGAAEEFTKAFDKGLSPREFVDSMRKANKLIPGIGHRVKSRNNPDLRVELVKEYVKAKFPNHKLLDYALAVETVTTSKKDNLILNVDGCIAVCFVDLVRNCGAFTAEEAEDYLGMGVLNGLFVLGRSIGLIAHYLDQKRLRTGLYRHPWDDITYLLPSLQQSGPPGAEGRVEVQM, from the exons CGCGCCGTGCAGGGCATGCTCGATTTCGACTTCATCTGCAAGCGGGCGACCCCCTCCGTCGCCGGCATCATCTACACATTCGGCGGCCAGTTCGTCAGCAAGATGTACTGGGGCACCAGCGAGACTCTTCTCCCGGTCTACCAGGAGGTGCCCAAGGCCATTTCCAAGCACCCCGATGTTGATGTCGTTGTCAACTTTGCTTCCTCCCGCTCAGTCTACCAGTCCACCATGGAGCTGATGGAGTACCCCCAGATCAAGACCATTGCCATCATTGCTGAGGGTGTCCCCGAGCGT CGTGCTCGTGAGATCGCCCACAttgccaagaagaagggcgtcACCATTATCGGCCCTGCCACCGTCGGTGGCATCAAGCCCGGCTGCTTCAAGATTGGTAACACTGGTGGTATGATGGACAACATTGTTGCTTCCAAGCTCTACCGCAAGGGTTCCGTTGGCTACGTTTCCAAGTCCGGTGGCATGTCCAACGAGCTCAACAACATTATTGCCAACAACACGGATGGTGTCTACGAGGGTGTGGCCATTGGTGGTGATCGTTACCCCGGCACCACCTTCATTGACCACCTCTTGCGTTACCAGGCCGATCCTGGGTGCAagatcctcgtcctcctcggtgaGGTCGGTGGTGTCGAGGAATACAAGGTCATTGATGCCGTCAAACAGGGCATCATTACCAAGCCCATTGTCGCGTGGGCTATCGGTACCTGCGCCAGCATGTTCAAGACTGAGGTTCAGTTCGGCCACGCTGGTGCCTTTGCCAATTCTCAGCTCGAAACTGCCAAGATGAAGAACGAGAGCATGAGGGAGGCCGGTTTCTACGTCCCCGAGACCTTCGAGGACATGCCCGCTCTCCTTAGGCAGGTGTACGAGAAGCTCGTCAAGGAGGGCACCATCAAGCCCCAGCCCGAGCCCGTTGTGCCCAAGATCCCCATCGATTACTCGTGGGCCCAGGAGCTTGGTCTCATCCGCAAGCCCGCTGCCTTCATTTCCACCATTTCCGATGACCGTGGCCAGGAACTCCTCTACGCTGGTATGCCCATCTCAGACGTGTTCAGGGAAGATATCGGTATCGGTGGTGTCATGTCTCTGCTGTGGttccgccgccgcctcccaccATACGCCTCCAAGTTCTTGGAGATGGTCCTCATGCTTACCGCTGACCACGGCCCCGCCGTGTCGGGTGCCAtgaacaccatcatcaccacccgtGCCGGTAAGGACCTGATCAGCGCTCTCGTCTCTGGTCTCCTCACCATCGGTTCTCGTTTCGGCGGTGCCCTTGACGGTGCCGCTGAGGAGTTCACCAAGGCCTTTGACAAGGGCCTCAGCCCCCGTGAGTTCGTCGACAGCATGCGCAAGGCGAACAAGCTCATTCCCGGTATTGGTCACCGTGTCAAGTCCCGCAACAACCCCGATTTGCGTGTGGAGCTCGTCAAGGAGTACGTCAAGGCCAAGTTCCCCAACCACAAGCTTCTCGACTATGCGCTCGCCGTCGAGaccgtcaccacctccaagaaGGACAACCTCATTCTCAACGTCGATGGCTGCATTGCCGTCTGCTTCGTGGACCTGGTCAGAAACTGCGGTGCCTTcaccgccgaggaggccgaggactACCTCGGCATGGGTGTGCTCAACGGTCTCTTTGTTCTTGGTCGCAGCATTGGTCTTATTGCCCACTACCTCGATCAGAAGAGACTGCGCACTGGCCTCTACCGCCATCCTTGGGATGATATCACCTACCTTCTTCCTTCCCTCCAGCAGTCTGGTCCTCCAGGCGCCGAGGGCCGTGTTGAGGTGCAGATGTAA
- the MRPL33 gene encoding 39S ribosomal protein L33, mitochondrial (COG:J; EggNog:ENOG503P5MP), protein MSYFRITLHRSAIGLPQRTRDVLSALGLHKRSQTVYHPVEPQFAGMIMKVKELVKVAEVDRKLEKWEVKAERRPDSGFYLEKMVPRMEDGGQKVGSRVLASLRGEEGGEMTVEGVRTEGGGQVRL, encoded by the coding sequence atgtcCTACTTCCGCATAACCCTCCACCGCTCAGCCATCGGCCTCCCCCAGCGCACCCGCGACGTGTTATCTGCTCTCGGCCTCCACAAGCGCTCCCAGACCGTCTACCACCCCGTCGAGCCCCAATTCGCAGGCATGATCATGAAAGTGAAAGAACTCGTCAAAGTCGCCGAGGTCGACCGCAAGCTGGAAAAGTGGGAGGTCAAGGCTGAGAGGAGACCCGACAGCGGCTTCTACTTGGAAAAAATGGTGCcgaggatggaggatggggggcaAAAGGTTGGGTCGAGGGTTTTGGCTAGCCTtcggggggaggagggcggggagaTGACAGTTGAGGGGGTTAGGACTGAGGGGGGTGGACAGGTTAGATTATGA